From one Agathobaculum sp. NTUH-O15-33 genomic stretch:
- a CDS encoding cytidylate kinase-like family protein — MNQNLVITIGREYGTGGREIGQKLALRLGIAFYDRELITRAAKKTGFDEKLFEQLDKRATNSFLYSLTMFGSVGLNGMSLTDQLYLAQANTIRELAEAGPCVVVGRCADHVLRDFENRFDFFIHGSIEDRVKRIQTCGDYEIEGKTPEAALEKMDKQRSTYYNYYTGKVWGKCDHYDLCINAGRLGVENAVEVIMSYVDKLKK, encoded by the coding sequence ATGAATCAGAACTTAGTTATCACGATAGGCCGTGAATATGGCACAGGTGGTCGGGAAATCGGCCAGAAATTGGCCCTCCGTCTGGGCATTGCGTTCTACGACCGCGAGCTCATCACGCGCGCAGCCAAGAAAACCGGCTTTGATGAAAAGCTGTTTGAACAGCTCGACAAGCGGGCCACCAACAGCTTCCTGTATTCGCTTACCATGTTTGGTTCGGTCGGCCTGAACGGCATGAGCCTGACCGATCAGCTTTATCTGGCGCAAGCCAACACCATCCGCGAACTCGCGGAGGCGGGCCCCTGTGTTGTCGTTGGCCGCTGCGCCGACCACGTCCTACGGGATTTTGAAAACCGGTTCGATTTCTTCATCCATGGTTCCATCGAAGACCGCGTCAAACGCATACAGACCTGCGGCGATTACGAGATCGAAGGCAAAACGCCGGAGGCTGCGCTCGAAAAGATGGATAAACAGCGTTCTACTTATTACAACTACTACACCGGCAAGGTGTGGGGCAAGTGCGACCATTACGACCTTTGCATCAACGCGGGCCGTCTGGGCGTGGAAAATGCAGTGGAAGTCATTATGTCCTATGTTGATAAGCTCAAGAAGTGA
- a CDS encoding Gfo/Idh/MocA family protein — MKEIRIGLIGAGWMGKAHTTAFHNAKMIFGDDMPVFELVSDVSEEQVSAFAESMGYNRHTTNWMEVVTDPNVDLVDVATPNSMHFEMAKAALEHGKHVFCEKPLSLSAEQSRILADLAKEKGVVNYCGFSNIMNPANQYVRELIQSGRLGKIMRVHATYDQDMLLDPSIPLAWRHINKLAGSGALGDLCSHLLSVSQMLMGDMDEVSAVQSIVIPERPLKPDSTEMGKVENDDLITFLVKYKNGAIGDFSSSRVATGRKNYFYYEIQGTEGTVVYDLQRMGEVQVYFKADADRDNGRDCGFRTVLLNPEHEGFKWFQPAGGIAIAFDDMKTLQAHALMQAMHGASYLCDFEMGAKVDGVIGAVLKSVRSGQWEKC; from the coding sequence ATGAAAGAAATTCGCATTGGTTTGATTGGCGCGGGCTGGATGGGCAAGGCGCACACCACCGCGTTCCACAACGCAAAAATGATTTTTGGCGACGATATGCCGGTGTTTGAGCTGGTGAGCGACGTGAGCGAGGAGCAGGTTTCGGCCTTTGCCGAAAGCATGGGCTATAACCGCCATACCACGAATTGGATGGAGGTTGTGACCGATCCGAACGTCGATCTGGTCGATGTGGCGACGCCGAACTCCATGCACTTTGAAATGGCAAAGGCGGCGCTTGAGCATGGCAAGCACGTGTTCTGCGAAAAGCCGCTCAGCCTTTCGGCGGAACAATCCCGCATCCTTGCCGATCTGGCGAAGGAGAAGGGCGTGGTCAACTACTGCGGATTTTCCAACATAATGAACCCGGCCAACCAGTATGTCAGAGAGCTGATCCAGTCCGGCCGTCTGGGCAAGATCATGCGCGTACACGCTACATACGATCAGGATATGCTGCTCGATCCTTCGATTCCGCTGGCATGGCGCCACATCAACAAGCTGGCTGGTTCCGGTGCGCTTGGCGACCTGTGCAGCCATCTGCTTTCGGTTTCACAGATGCTGATGGGCGATATGGACGAAGTCAGCGCGGTACAGTCCATCGTCATTCCGGAGCGCCCGCTAAAGCCCGACTCCACGGAGATGGGCAAGGTCGAGAACGACGACCTGATCACTTTCTTGGTAAAATACAAAAACGGCGCGATCGGCGATTTTTCATCCTCCCGTGTGGCGACCGGCCGCAAGAATTATTTCTACTATGAGATACAGGGAACAGAGGGCACGGTCGTGTACGATTTACAGCGCATGGGCGAGGTGCAGGTCTACTTCAAGGCCGACGCCGACCGAGACAACGGCCGTGACTGCGGCTTCCGCACCGTACTGCTCAACCCGGAGCACGAGGGCTTTAAATGGTTCCAGCCCGCGGGCGGCATTGCGATCGCTTTCGACGATATGAAGACGCTGCAGGCGCACGCGCTGATGCAGGCGATGCACGGCGCATCCTATCTCTGCGATTTTGAAATGGGCGCCAAGGTGGACGGCGTGATCGGCGCGGTGCTGAAGAGCGTGCGATCCGGCCAGTGGGAAAAGTGCTGA
- a CDS encoding ferredoxin — protein MPIKQIWGMYWSAAGTTETIVRTAAREIGERLGAPVQYYDFTEPAARERAPAFEKDDLVVFGTPTYAGRVPNLLLPYVKTVRGGGALAVPLVTFGNRDFDDALIELRDLLEEDGFRPFAAGAFACQHAFSETLAAGRPDEDDLAALRRFSAQAAEKARAGMDGLVAVAGTPKPYRGYYQPRDRAGNPIDIRKVKPKTSDACDNCGLCAALCPMGSIDPDDVREIRGICIKCCACVKKCPQNAKYFDDPGYLYHKSELEAAYARRAENAVFL, from the coding sequence ATGCCGATCAAACAGATATGGGGCATGTATTGGAGCGCGGCGGGAACGACGGAGACGATCGTGCGCACGGCGGCGCGGGAAATTGGCGAACGGCTCGGCGCGCCGGTCCAGTATTATGATTTTACGGAGCCGGCCGCGCGGGAGCGCGCGCCCGCTTTTGAGAAGGATGATCTGGTGGTGTTCGGCACGCCGACCTATGCGGGGCGGGTGCCCAATCTCCTGCTGCCGTATGTGAAAACCGTGCGGGGCGGCGGCGCGCTGGCCGTGCCGCTCGTCACCTTTGGCAACCGCGACTTTGACGACGCGCTGATCGAGCTGCGCGACCTTTTAGAGGAAGACGGGTTCCGGCCGTTTGCCGCCGGGGCGTTCGCCTGCCAGCACGCCTTTTCCGAAACGCTGGCCGCCGGGCGGCCGGATGAGGACGACCTCGCGGCTTTGCGCCGGTTTTCCGCGCAGGCCGCTGAAAAAGCGCGCGCGGGCATGGATGGTCTGGTCGCGGTCGCGGGAACGCCAAAGCCGTACCGCGGCTATTACCAGCCGCGCGACCGCGCGGGCAACCCGATTGATATCCGCAAGGTAAAGCCCAAGACGAGCGACGCGTGCGACAACTGCGGCCTGTGCGCGGCGCTGTGCCCCATGGGTTCGATCGATCCGGACGATGTGCGGGAGATTCGCGGAATATGCATAAAGTGTTGCGCTTGCGTGAAAAAATGCCCGCAAAACGCCAAGTATTTTGACGATCCGGGCTACTTATACCATAAAAGCGAGCTGGAAGCCGCTTATGCGCGCCGCGCGGAAAACGCGGTGTTTCTCTAA
- a CDS encoding metallopeptidase family protein, with amino-acid sequence MISIDRFEEILGLLAEELPAAFYEELNGGIIVDPGRLLHPADQDGSLYILGEYRIDPAMGKYIVMFYGSFRRVFGDLDEQALTEEMRKVLRHEFRHHVEGRAGVRDLEVWDEEQIAAYRAAKKDEL; translated from the coding sequence ATGATTTCGATCGATCGATTTGAAGAGATATTGGGTCTGCTCGCGGAAGAGCTGCCCGCGGCGTTTTATGAGGAGCTCAACGGCGGGATCATCGTCGATCCCGGCCGTTTGCTGCATCCGGCGGATCAGGACGGCAGCCTGTATATTCTGGGCGAATACCGGATAGACCCGGCTATGGGCAAGTATATCGTGATGTTTTACGGTTCCTTTCGCCGGGTGTTCGGCGATCTGGACGAACAGGCGCTGACCGAGGAAATGCGAAAAGTGCTGCGGCATGAATTCCGCCACCATGTGGAAGGGCGCGCGGGCGTGCGCGATCTGGAGGTGTGGGATGAAGAGCAGATCGCGGCCTATCGCGCGGCGAAAAAGGACGAGCTTTAA
- a CDS encoding 3D domain-containing protein — MTTTLRKHAVKLLAAAVAISSLATVGAAAVSTTDAPVPTAVLTSNLNSTVGNALTSDEVLTAEQALNKAKAEAEAKEKAEAAAKAKAEAEAKAAAQAKQQSEQAYSALLNDPIAAKTVAYSSSLTADSVVKNNATSLGNYKLTFYCPCAICNGNDSGKTASGTYAEEGRTIAVDSSIIPLGSRVYIDGYGVFIAEDTGGAIKSNKIDVFVGSHERAYDLGVSYADVYLLA, encoded by the coding sequence ATGACTACGACCTTGAGAAAGCATGCAGTGAAGCTGCTTGCCGCCGCGGTGGCGATCAGTTCTCTGGCGACAGTCGGCGCCGCTGCTGTGTCCACGACGGACGCGCCGGTACCCACCGCCGTGCTCACCTCAAATCTGAATTCCACTGTCGGCAACGCGCTGACGAGCGACGAAGTCCTTACTGCCGAGCAAGCGCTGAACAAGGCCAAGGCGGAAGCCGAAGCCAAGGAAAAGGCCGAAGCGGCTGCAAAGGCCAAGGCGGAAGCCGAAGCAAAGGCCGCGGCACAGGCCAAGCAGCAATCCGAGCAGGCGTACAGCGCGCTGCTGAACGATCCCATCGCTGCTAAGACCGTTGCCTACTCCTCTTCCCTTACGGCCGACAGCGTCGTTAAGAACAACGCCACGTCGCTCGGCAACTACAAGCTCACCTTCTACTGCCCCTGCGCGATCTGCAACGGCAACGACAGCGGCAAGACCGCTTCCGGCACCTACGCAGAGGAAGGCCGCACCATCGCGGTGGACAGCTCGATCATCCCGCTTGGCAGCCGCGTTTATATCGACGGCTACGGCGTCTTCATCGCCGAGGATACCGGCGGAGCGATCAAGAGCAACAAGATTGACGTATTCGTTGGTTCCCATGAGCGTGCGTACGACCTCGGCGTCAGCTATGCCGATGTTTACCTGCTCGCCTAA
- a CDS encoding Gfo/Idh/MocA family oxidoreductase has translation MKKIRFGIIGIGSMGRQHLTDLQRNPNAEVIAVCARTESKVKKTQEEFGIPYGYTDLDEMLRNPELDALVIATGADAHKEACLAALKAKKHIFCEKPLAKTVEDCEEIEKAVDENPDLCFTVGFMRRFDPSYAEAKQKIRAGEIGKPILFKGVSLDPASVLDAHLEGVKKGIYVPWFIEMGSHDADLARWFLEGDPVESFATGDAYVCTGLAAYNDYDNGFSLTKFNNDSTAFIQVGRTATCSHVESEIVGTKGTIRVNSVPRKNYLSSFTDAGYVEECQESFIARWGDAFAGEMNDFVDCVLTGRKPETTAHDGTMSLKFCLQLHQAYLDGKK, from the coding sequence GTGAAAAAGATTCGCTTTGGTATCATTGGCATTGGCAGCATGGGGCGGCAGCATCTGACCGATCTGCAGCGCAACCCGAACGCGGAAGTGATTGCCGTTTGCGCCCGCACCGAAAGCAAGGTCAAGAAAACGCAAGAGGAATTCGGTATTCCCTACGGCTATACCGATCTGGATGAGATGCTGCGCAATCCCGAACTGGACGCGCTTGTCATTGCAACCGGCGCGGACGCGCACAAGGAAGCCTGCCTTGCGGCTTTAAAGGCAAAGAAACATATTTTCTGTGAGAAACCGCTGGCCAAGACGGTGGAGGACTGCGAGGAAATAGAAAAAGCGGTCGATGAAAACCCGGACTTGTGCTTTACCGTAGGTTTCATGCGCCGTTTTGATCCCTCCTACGCGGAAGCGAAACAAAAGATCCGCGCGGGCGAGATCGGCAAGCCGATTCTGTTCAAGGGCGTATCGCTCGACCCGGCCAGCGTGCTGGACGCGCATCTGGAAGGGGTTAAAAAGGGCATTTATGTGCCGTGGTTTATCGAGATGGGCAGTCACGACGCCGATCTGGCGCGCTGGTTTTTGGAGGGAGACCCGGTAGAATCCTTTGCGACCGGCGATGCGTATGTTTGCACTGGCCTTGCCGCGTATAACGACTATGACAACGGTTTTTCGCTGACCAAGTTCAACAACGATTCGACCGCGTTTATTCAAGTGGGCCGCACGGCGACGTGCAGCCATGTGGAGAGCGAGATCGTCGGCACCAAGGGTACCATCCGCGTCAATTCCGTGCCGCGTAAAAACTATCTTTCCTCGTTTACGGACGCGGGCTATGTAGAGGAGTGTCAGGAAAGCTTTATCGCGCGCTGGGGCGACGCTTTCGCGGGCGAGATGAATGACTTTGTCGACTGTGTGCTGACCGGCCGCAAGCCGGAGACCACCGCGCACGACGGCACCATGAGTTTGAAATTCTGCTTACAGCTTCATCAGGCGTATTTGGACGGCAAAAAATAA
- a CDS encoding Gfo/Idh/MocA family oxidoreductase produces the protein MMQKKEIAVGVLGACGNIGRTHAHNIATYVDGARLTAVYDLDAEKTTAFAEPYGAKVMDSAEALIASPEVDAVLIASWDGTHADLAVKCIEAGKPVFCEKPLATTLEDAKKVVEAERAAGKRLVQVGFMRRFDPDYIKMKKILDSGELGAPLMAHCISRTRSHPAHHTTAQHITNIAIHEIDICRWLLGEDLSEVSVRFPRSTQFAGPELKDPQLVLMQSESGVLIDVEVSGNSYYGYEILCELVCEKGTIRLPVSAEPLVRSYLQCAQAIPEDWTNRFVTAYRAELQHWVDHLRGLVAEPGPGTQDGYAACVAAGALIHAQQTGQWEPVTA, from the coding sequence ATGATGCAAAAGAAGGAAATCGCGGTCGGCGTGCTCGGCGCATGCGGCAACATCGGCCGGACGCACGCGCACAATATTGCGACCTATGTGGACGGCGCGCGGCTGACCGCCGTATATGATCTGGACGCGGAAAAAACAACGGCCTTCGCAGAACCATACGGCGCAAAGGTCATGGACAGCGCGGAGGCGCTGATCGCTTCGCCTGAGGTGGATGCGGTGCTGATCGCTTCTTGGGACGGCACGCACGCCGATCTGGCGGTGAAATGCATTGAGGCGGGCAAACCGGTATTTTGCGAAAAACCGCTTGCCACCACGCTGGAGGATGCAAAAAAAGTCGTGGAGGCGGAGCGGGCGGCCGGTAAGCGGCTGGTACAGGTGGGCTTTATGCGCCGCTTTGACCCGGATTACATCAAGATGAAAAAAATACTGGATTCCGGCGAGCTGGGCGCGCCGCTGATGGCGCACTGCATCAGCCGTACGCGCAGCCATCCGGCGCACCATACCACGGCGCAGCATATCACCAACATCGCCATTCATGAGATCGACATCTGCCGGTGGCTGCTGGGCGAGGATCTAAGCGAGGTCTCGGTGCGCTTTCCACGGTCCACGCAGTTTGCCGGTCCCGAACTGAAAGACCCGCAGCTGGTGCTGATGCAATCCGAAAGCGGCGTGCTGATCGATGTGGAGGTATCGGGCAACAGCTATTACGGCTACGAGATTTTGTGCGAGTTGGTCTGTGAAAAGGGCACTATCCGCCTTCCGGTAAGCGCGGAACCTCTCGTACGGTCGTATCTACAGTGCGCGCAGGCCATTCCGGAGGATTGGACAAACCGCTTTGTCACAGCCTACCGCGCGGAATTACAGCACTGGGTGGATCACCTGCGCGGCCTTGTCGCCGAGCCGGGGCCGGGCACGCAAGACGGCTACGCGGCCTGCGTGGCGGCGGGAGCCCTCATCCACGCGCAGCAGACTGGGCAATGGGAGCCGGTGACCGCGTAG
- a CDS encoding ribonuclease J, which yields MKEKLKIIPLGGLNEIGKNMTVIEYGNDMLVIDCGIAFPDDDMLGVDLVIPDTTYIKRNLAKLRGYVITHGHEDHIGAIPYVLRECNAPVYATKLTCGIIEAKLSEHRMPQKVKLSRVRAGDTIKLGCFKVEFIHTNHSIADSVALAITTPLGVLFHTGDFKIDLTPDLGEMIDLVRIGELGKKGILALMSDSTNVERPGYTPSEKTVRKSLEKFIMESDQRIIIATFASNVSRLQQILDIAALAGRKVAVCGRSMEKISSVATELGYLQDTGKTMIDISDIRRYPRNQLIIVSTGSQGETMSALYRMAYGSHKQVEVSAGDRILIAASAIPGNEKSVNNMVNELYKQGAEVIYDRSAAIHVSGHACQEEQKLMIGLCKPKYFIPVHGEYRMLVQHANIAREMGVNPKNVLISEIGRPIEIGEGTARLANPVPAGRLLVDGLGIGDVGTAVLRDRKHLSEDGLLVVVVTVDATTGVVIAGPDIVSRGFVYVKEAEDLMEELRKLSQAALDRCATEGVREWNGLKSAIKGDLSDFLFKKTKRSPMVLPIIMEI from the coding sequence ATGAAAGAAAAACTGAAAATCATACCGCTCGGCGGCCTCAACGAGATCGGCAAGAACATGACGGTGATCGAGTACGGTAACGACATGCTGGTCATAGACTGCGGCATCGCGTTTCCGGACGACGACATGCTGGGCGTCGATCTGGTCATCCCGGACACGACGTATATCAAGCGCAATCTTGCAAAGCTGCGCGGCTACGTCATCACCCACGGTCATGAGGACCACATCGGCGCGATTCCGTATGTGCTGCGCGAATGCAACGCGCCGGTCTATGCGACTAAGCTGACCTGCGGCATCATCGAGGCGAAGCTGTCCGAGCACCGCATGCCGCAGAAGGTAAAGCTCAGCCGTGTGCGCGCGGGCGATACGATCAAGCTTGGTTGCTTTAAGGTGGAATTTATCCACACCAACCACTCGATCGCGGATTCGGTCGCGCTTGCCATCACCACGCCGCTTGGCGTGCTGTTCCACACGGGCGACTTCAAGATCGACCTGACGCCTGATTTGGGCGAAATGATCGATCTGGTCCGCATCGGCGAGCTGGGCAAGAAGGGCATCCTCGCGCTGATGAGCGATTCGACCAACGTCGAACGTCCGGGCTATACGCCGAGCGAAAAGACCGTGCGCAAATCGCTGGAGAAGTTCATCATGGAGAGCGATCAGCGCATCATTATCGCGACGTTCGCCTCGAACGTATCGCGTTTGCAGCAGATCCTCGACATCGCCGCGCTGGCGGGCCGCAAGGTCGCGGTATGCGGCCGCAGCATGGAGAAGATATCCTCGGTCGCGACAGAGCTCGGTTATTTACAGGACACGGGCAAGACGATGATCGATATCAGCGATATCCGGCGTTATCCGCGCAACCAGCTGATCATTGTATCCACCGGGTCGCAGGGCGAGACCATGTCCGCCCTTTACCGCATGGCCTACGGCAGCCACAAGCAGGTCGAGGTTTCGGCGGGCGACCGTATCCTGATCGCCGCTTCCGCCATCCCGGGCAACGAAAAGTCGGTCAACAATATGGTTAACGAGCTCTACAAGCAGGGGGCGGAGGTCATTTATGACCGCTCGGCCGCGATTCACGTATCCGGCCACGCCTGTCAGGAAGAGCAAAAGCTGATGATCGGCCTTTGCAAGCCGAAGTACTTCATTCCGGTACACGGCGAATACCGCATGCTGGTGCAGCACGCGAACATTGCGCGCGAAATGGGCGTCAATCCGAAAAATGTTCTGATCTCCGAGATCGGGCGGCCGATCGAGATCGGCGAGGGCACGGCCCGGCTGGCAAATCCCGTGCCCGCCGGACGGCTTCTGGTGGATGGCCTTGGCATCGGCGACGTGGGCACCGCGGTGCTGCGCGACCGCAAGCATCTGTCCGAGGACGGCCTGCTCGTTGTGGTCGTCACGGTGGACGCGACGACCGGCGTGGTGATCGCCGGGCCGGATATCGTGTCCCGCGGCTTTGTCTATGTCAAGGAAGCCGAGGATCTGATGGAAGAGCTGCGCAAGCTGTCGCAGGCGGCGCTCGACCGCTGCGCCACCGAGGGCGTGCGCGAATGGAACGGCCTGAAGAGCGCGATCAAGGGCGACCTGAGCGATTTCCTCTTCAAAAAGACCAAGCGCAGCCCCATGGTGCTGCCGATCATTATGGAAATATAA
- a CDS encoding transcription repressor NadR has translation MNAAERRQHITHLLSDAKDPVSATALAAQCGVSRQIIVGDIALLRAGGLCVLATPRGYVLEAPPAVPAYASCSVVCRHGDERMMQELYTVVDLGGALIDVTVEHSVYGEICAPLRIFSRFDADAFHDKILSSGARPLCDLTGGIHLHTLRAPDQQTLDRVVEGLRGEGFLLSET, from the coding sequence ATGAACGCAGCCGAACGCCGCCAGCATATCACCCATCTGCTCTCTGATGCAAAGGATCCGGTCTCGGCCACGGCGCTCGCGGCGCAGTGCGGCGTCAGCCGGCAGATCATCGTGGGCGATATCGCCCTGCTGCGCGCAGGCGGCCTATGCGTGCTTGCCACGCCGCGCGGCTATGTGCTGGAAGCGCCGCCCGCCGTGCCCGCGTATGCGTCGTGCAGCGTGGTGTGCCGCCACGGCGACGAGCGTATGATGCAAGAGCTCTATACCGTTGTCGATCTGGGCGGCGCGCTGATCGATGTAACGGTCGAGCATTCGGTCTACGGCGAGATCTGCGCGCCGCTGCGGATTTTTTCCCGCTTCGACGCGGATGCGTTCCATGATAAGATTCTTTCCTCCGGCGCCCGCCCACTATGCGACCTGACGGGCGGCATCCACCTGCATACCCTGCGCGCGCCGGATCAGCAGACACTGGACCGTGTTGTCGAAGGCCTTCGCGGCGAGGGCTTCCTTCTTTCCGAAACTTAA
- a CDS encoding AraC family transcriptional regulator, whose product MLKDVGVLPDSIRFYREPDAFTAANLCHAPHAGIYHCDRQYVVQRDEPLHACQIIIVDAGELGCEYLGQHKTVPSGAILLLDCRTPHRYYAVTDDLRMRWFHMVGGGSEAYTQLILQSQGFVLPIAHSAAIETCCERVLTVIRRKVDEPHMLSVALNDLLAHLAIMANASPKSELEQAIQSSAAYMDTHFADKTTSVEQLAHRAAMSTCYYLRKFKEYRAVTPHQYLLNVRLRAAKEQLTTTSRSVEEIAEACGFCSTSHLVSAFRKGTGLTPLQFRIKWR is encoded by the coding sequence ATGCTGAAGGACGTTGGCGTACTGCCCGATTCCATCCGCTTTTACCGCGAACCGGATGCCTTTACCGCCGCTAACCTTTGCCATGCGCCGCACGCCGGGATCTACCACTGCGACCGCCAGTATGTGGTACAGCGAGACGAGCCGCTCCATGCCTGCCAGATCATCATTGTGGACGCGGGCGAGCTTGGCTGCGAATATTTGGGCCAGCACAAGACCGTGCCCTCCGGCGCGATCCTGCTGCTCGACTGCCGTACGCCGCACCGCTATTACGCCGTGACGGACGACCTGCGCATGCGCTGGTTCCATATGGTCGGCGGCGGAAGCGAAGCCTATACCCAGCTGATCCTGCAAAGCCAAGGCTTTGTGCTGCCCATCGCCCACAGCGCCGCGATAGAGACCTGCTGCGAGCGCGTGCTCACCGTAATTCGCCGCAAGGTAGACGAACCGCACATGCTTTCCGTCGCGCTGAACGATCTGCTGGCGCATTTGGCGATCATGGCGAACGCCAGCCCCAAGAGCGAGTTGGAACAAGCGATTCAGTCCTCCGCCGCATATATGGATACGCACTTTGCGGATAAAACCACCTCGGTAGAGCAGCTTGCCCACCGGGCCGCCATGAGCACGTGCTATTATCTGCGCAAATTCAAGGAATACCGCGCGGTCACCCCGCACCAATATTTACTGAACGTCCGTCTGCGCGCGGCCAAGGAGCAGCTGACCACCACCTCCCGCAGCGTTGAGGAGATCGCCGAAGCATGTGGTTTTTGCAGCACCTCCCACCTTGTTTCGGCCTTTCGCAAAGGCACCGGCCTTACCCCCCTGCAATTTCGCATCAAATGGCGATAA
- the iolE gene encoding myo-inosose-2 dehydratase, giving the protein MFNNVKLGIAPIGWTNDDMPQLGGELTFEQMISEAKLAGFEGTEVGGKFPTDPKVLNKALNLRGVKIASQWFSSFLCSSPYEENEKAFLEQLDFLEAMGASRINVCELTRCLFAEECSMFGDNKPVATDEEWQKLCTGLNKLGKIAADRGFKLCFHHHMATVVQTFAETRRLMENTDPRYVWLCYDTGHFTFSGEDAVEAAKAFGPRIGHVHLKDIRRDKMQQAYAEGFKFRKAVLEGCFTIPGDGCVDYPGVFAALRDAHYEGWFIVEAEQDPAKANPFEYALMACDYIRRTAEL; this is encoded by the coding sequence ATGTTTAATAACGTAAAGCTCGGCATCGCGCCGATCGGTTGGACGAACGACGATATGCCGCAGCTCGGCGGGGAGCTGACCTTTGAACAGATGATCTCGGAAGCAAAGCTCGCGGGCTTTGAAGGCACCGAGGTCGGCGGCAAATTCCCGACCGACCCCAAGGTGCTGAACAAGGCGCTCAATCTGCGCGGCGTCAAGATCGCCAGCCAGTGGTTTTCCAGCTTCCTGTGCTCCTCGCCCTATGAGGAAAACGAAAAGGCGTTTCTAGAACAGCTGGACTTTCTTGAGGCGATGGGCGCGAGCCGCATCAACGTATGCGAATTGACCCGCTGCCTGTTCGCCGAGGAATGCTCGATGTTTGGCGACAACAAGCCGGTAGCCACCGACGAGGAATGGCAAAAGCTGTGCACCGGCCTTAATAAGCTGGGTAAGATCGCGGCGGACCGCGGCTTTAAGCTGTGCTTTCACCACCATATGGCGACCGTGGTGCAGACCTTTGCCGAGACCCGCCGCCTGATGGAAAATACCGATCCGCGCTATGTATGGCTGTGCTATGATACGGGTCACTTCACCTTTTCGGGCGAGGACGCGGTCGAGGCGGCTAAGGCGTTCGGGCCGCGCATCGGCCATGTGCATCTGAAGGATATCCGCCGTGACAAGATGCAACAGGCCTATGCCGAGGGCTTTAAATTCCGCAAGGCCGTTTTGGAAGGCTGCTTCACCATTCCGGGCGATGGCTGCGTGGATTACCCAGGCGTGTTTGCGGCGCTGCGCGACGCGCATTATGAAGGCTGGTTTATCGTTGAGGCTGAGCAAGACCCGGCCAAGGCCAATCCGTTTGAGTATGCGCTCATGGCGTGTGATTATATCCGCCGTACGGCGGAGCTGTAA